A genomic region of Sideroxydans sp. CL21 contains the following coding sequences:
- the mog gene encoding molybdopterin adenylyltransferase, which yields MSIARIGIVTISDRASRGEYEDKGGPAMRAWFTRVLTCPWEAVARVIPDEQALIEATLIELSDVVGCSLIVTTGGTGPALRDVTPEATEAVCEKMLPGFGEQMRAASLKFVLTAILSRQTAGVRGKSLILNLPGKPSSIDDCLNAVFPAIPYCIDLIEGAYLESDPEQCKVFRPAHAVRQK from the coding sequence ATGAGCATCGCACGCATCGGTATTGTGACCATCTCGGACCGCGCCAGTCGCGGCGAGTACGAAGACAAAGGAGGGCCGGCGATGCGGGCATGGTTTACGCGCGTGTTGACCTGTCCGTGGGAAGCCGTGGCGAGGGTGATCCCCGATGAACAGGCGCTGATCGAGGCGACCCTCATCGAATTGAGCGATGTTGTTGGCTGCAGCCTCATCGTCACCACAGGCGGCACCGGCCCGGCCTTGCGCGACGTGACGCCGGAAGCGACCGAAGCTGTGTGCGAGAAGATGCTGCCGGGTTTTGGTGAGCAGATGCGCGCGGCATCCCTGAAGTTCGTGCTGACTGCCATCCTGTCGCGGCAGACAGCGGGGGTGCGCGGCAAGAGCCTGATACTCAACTTGCCCGGAAAGCCTTCCTCAATAGACGATTGCCTGAATGCGGTGTTTCCGGCGATCCCTTATTGCATCGACCTGATCGAGGGGGCGTATCTGGAATCCGATCCCGAACAATGCAAGGTGTTCCGTCCGGCACACGCAGTGCGTCAAAAGTAG
- a CDS encoding formylglycine-generating enzyme family protein, giving the protein MSKLDKKIILSPAEQLRRKRFFSATIITCIALVVVGGSLHVVKLGSIRMGEMRALATYNLKEESTRIRAAGEDIALHEENENRKNQSAGYTVSEADALLTKEQWKELDSMVTIPAGKFLMGTNLKNADAASHPQHQVNLDAFQIDKYLVTNAQYARFIAATGHRPPSDWKNGKIQEGTLQYPVTLVNWYDASAYAKWAGKRLPTEAEWEKAARGTDGRRWPWGNEMDPARLNTYYNVGSATNVTTYSNGASPYGVFDMAGNVNEWVEDDFLPYKGTDAEAEVFKGKIAKVQNEQDQAMKVADLVPVNKYYKVLRGGSWKGDPFSTATYHRDYSWPNYASDFYGFRCASSVKTN; this is encoded by the coding sequence ATGTCGAAATTGGACAAAAAGATCATATTAAGTCCGGCTGAACAACTTCGAAGAAAGCGCTTCTTTTCAGCCACAATAATTACATGCATAGCGCTGGTGGTTGTCGGAGGAAGTTTGCACGTAGTCAAACTGGGTTCGATACGTATGGGTGAAATGCGCGCTCTGGCAACCTATAACCTAAAGGAAGAATCAACCAGGATACGTGCTGCGGGAGAAGATATTGCTCTTCACGAAGAAAACGAAAACCGCAAGAATCAATCCGCAGGTTATACGGTGTCTGAAGCAGACGCGCTGCTGACAAAAGAGCAGTGGAAAGAGTTGGATAGTATGGTAACGATTCCTGCCGGGAAGTTTCTGATGGGCACAAACCTGAAAAATGCCGATGCGGCTTCCCATCCCCAACACCAAGTCAATCTGGATGCATTCCAGATCGATAAATATTTAGTGACCAATGCACAGTATGCAAGATTCATCGCGGCGACCGGACATCGTCCGCCATCCGATTGGAAAAACGGGAAAATTCAGGAAGGCACCCTGCAGTATCCTGTTACCCTGGTCAATTGGTACGACGCGTCAGCCTATGCGAAATGGGCTGGAAAGCGCCTGCCTACGGAGGCTGAATGGGAAAAGGCAGCTCGAGGTACAGACGGCAGGCGTTGGCCATGGGGTAATGAAATGGATCCGGCCCGCTTGAATACTTACTACAATGTGGGATCAGCGACTAATGTAACGACATATTCAAATGGTGCAAGTCCATATGGCGTGTTTGACATGGCCGGAAATGTGAACGAATGGGTGGAAGACGATTTCCTGCCTTATAAAGGCACGGATGCAGAAGCAGAGGTATTCAAGGGGAAAATCGCCAAAGTCCAAAACGAGCAGGACCAGGCGATGAAAGTAGCCGATTTGGTGCCGGTAAACAAGTACTACAAAGTCTTGCGCGGCGGGTCCTGGAAGGGCGATCCATTTTCGACCGCAACGTACCATAGGGACTATTCCTGGCCCAACTATGCCTCAGACTTTTATGGGTTTCGCTGTGCATCAAGCGTGAAAACTAATTAA
- a CDS encoding thioredoxin family protein yields the protein MKKRKFLSACLALALLSTVSGCEQNLSAGFAVGMHAPSLPTKTLADADGNFSKVTTYRQPDPRMYQYSVDKALLTGKPIVLEFATPGHCTNCDQQLQMLKGVMDQYQDKIIFIHIDQYANPQAYKAYRVMGDPWTFIIDKHGVVQFEQAGRMLLGEMDSALKTIN from the coding sequence ATGAAGAAACGCAAGTTCCTGTCGGCATGCTTGGCATTGGCTCTTTTGAGCACGGTTAGCGGCTGCGAGCAGAATTTATCCGCCGGTTTTGCGGTAGGAATGCACGCGCCGAGTTTGCCCACCAAAACCCTGGCAGATGCCGACGGAAACTTCAGCAAGGTCACGACTTATCGCCAGCCGGATCCCCGCATGTATCAATATTCAGTTGATAAGGCATTGCTGACGGGCAAGCCGATCGTGTTGGAATTTGCCACGCCGGGACACTGTACCAATTGCGACCAGCAGCTTCAGATGCTGAAGGGCGTGATGGATCAGTATCAGGACAAAATCATATTTATCCACATAGACCAATATGCCAATCCCCAGGCCTATAAGGCTTATAGAGTCATGGGCGACCCCTGGACCTTTATCATCGACAAGCATGGCGTCGTTCAGTTTGAACAAGCCGGTAGGATGCTGCTCGGTGAAATGGACAGTGCATTGAAAACAATCAATTGA
- a CDS encoding cbb3-type cytochrome c oxidase subunit I, producing the protein MKQSIEHSAAQLEDFNKYLLWFVYACIIYSIIGFTWGAVMGGVPAFRYFVDYSAHGRLITLAHGHINLLGWVEMAIFAALYYVVPTVSRRQIYSVRLVRIHFWMHNFGLIGMVVFFLSAGLIGGLGSGENTEKVVSHLLAFVGMFGMLVLSANIIWGYNLYKTTKVGWQKPL; encoded by the coding sequence ATGAAACAAAGCATTGAGCACAGCGCCGCACAACTCGAAGACTTTAACAAATACCTTTTATGGTTCGTCTACGCGTGCATTATTTACAGCATTATCGGCTTCACGTGGGGAGCAGTTATGGGTGGCGTCCCGGCCTTCCGCTATTTTGTGGACTATAGCGCGCACGGGCGTCTGATCACGCTGGCACATGGTCACATCAACCTGCTGGGGTGGGTTGAAATGGCGATATTCGCCGCTTTATACTATGTCGTCCCTACGGTTTCCCGCCGCCAGATATACAGCGTGCGTCTCGTGAGAATACACTTCTGGATGCACAATTTCGGATTGATCGGAATGGTGGTTTTTTTCCTTTCAGCCGGACTGATTGGCGGCTTGGGCTCGGGCGAAAATACCGAAAAAGTAGTGAGTCATTTGCTGGCCTTTGTCGGGATGTTTGGCATGCTGGTTCTGTCTGCAAACATCATCTGGGGCTATAACTTGTATAAAACAACCAAAGTCGGGTGGCAAAAGCCATTATGA
- a CDS encoding c-type cytochrome yields MRKLSNLAMACLGTAAMLVFSGASLADGSAVSVNLTNGKSIFENGKPDGSVPACATCHGDKAMGQDAMKAPRLANIGYVYIVKQLTNFAEDKRTDNIMQQMNGIAKALSEQDRRDLAAYENSFPRNAELSDLNQLKTDGTKIGEAYKGSILVRYGRNGPGVAEKDRVSACTSCHGFNGRGADPVYPKIGQQKYTYLVAQLTNWRDATRTNDPMGQMRKVAHNLSDDDIIDVATFLSQAPDSTSGDGMEIGNQTVLEKLKVVR; encoded by the coding sequence ATGCGTAAATTATCAAATTTGGCAATGGCGTGTTTGGGGACGGCCGCCATGCTGGTTTTTTCAGGTGCAAGTTTGGCTGACGGCAGCGCCGTAAGTGTGAATTTAACCAACGGCAAAAGCATTTTCGAAAATGGCAAGCCGGACGGGAGCGTACCAGCTTGCGCCACATGTCATGGCGACAAGGCGATGGGGCAAGATGCAATGAAAGCACCCAGGCTTGCAAATATTGGATATGTGTACATCGTCAAGCAACTAACGAATTTCGCTGAAGACAAGCGTACCGACAATATCATGCAGCAGATGAATGGCATTGCTAAGGCTTTGAGCGAACAGGATCGTCGCGACCTGGCTGCATATGAGAACAGCTTCCCAAGGAATGCCGAACTCTCCGACCTGAATCAGCTTAAAACTGATGGAACAAAAATTGGCGAGGCTTACAAAGGCTCGATCCTTGTTCGCTATGGACGGAATGGTCCGGGCGTGGCAGAAAAAGATAGAGTATCTGCTTGCACATCCTGCCATGGCTTTAACGGCCGCGGTGCCGATCCGGTGTATCCCAAGATCGGTCAGCAGAAATATACCTACCTGGTTGCTCAGTTGACTAACTGGCGTGACGCCACCCGTACCAATGACCCTATGGGGCAAATGCGAAAAGTCGCCCACAACCTGTCCGATGATGACATCATTGACGTAGCCACCTTCTTGTCACAGGCTCCGGATAGCACGAGTGGAGACGGCATGGAAATCGGCAATCAGACGGTTCTGGAAAAGCTGAAGGTAGTACGTTAA
- a CDS encoding PP0621 family protein yields the protein MSRLLFFLAVIILVYLLLRSYRRQSLRQDTPPSAEEMVRCVKCGVHLPKSESILAGGNFYCSDAHRREHTSK from the coding sequence ATGAGTCGCTTATTATTCTTCTTGGCTGTCATCATCTTAGTCTACCTTTTGTTGCGATCATATCGCAGACAATCACTTCGGCAGGATACCCCGCCTTCTGCGGAGGAAATGGTACGCTGCGTAAAGTGCGGCGTTCATTTGCCCAAAAGTGAAAGCATTCTGGCGGGCGGCAATTTCTATTGCAGCGATGCGCACCGCCGCGAACATACCTCAAAATAA
- a CDS encoding cbb3-type cytochrome c oxidase subunit I codes for MFAKNEDIPAGSAAVFFGFSAIIWFVIGTGLGSFNAAKLAFPDFVTGNIYFAFGHMRQVHVMAVIFGWISMAFAMAMMYITPALGNTKLWSEKLGLWNCLLWNVGLTLGLTVLWAGITSGREYSDFPWPIDLYLAFFVFIPLAINVWMTVLTRRTQGIYTTNWFFASAIFMVIIVFLVGNSPEFFHLTGLTEAYLTWWFAHNVLGLWITPVAAAIAYYTIPKVTGNPLYSHRIGHLHFWSVVVFYSTPAAHHLMSAPLPEWLKSFASVEGVLILVPAIAFVSNIMLTMKGKWHMFVENIEVRFTITGCLMAIPLNMQGGFQQTRAINWYIHGTGWIVAHAHLALLGFSTFLEAAAVYLGLQTIMKRKLYSLTLANMHFWLLLIGFSIYWVSMTIAGLIQGAGKIYEVPYIDVVIAEHPYMIARWIGGTLVFTGNILWLYNMWMTARKGTEVPEGRMPHELGYER; via the coding sequence TTGTTTGCCAAGAACGAAGATATACCCGCCGGTTCGGCGGCGGTGTTCTTCGGATTTTCAGCGATTATCTGGTTCGTAATCGGTACCGGACTGGGATCGTTTAATGCGGCGAAACTTGCATTTCCGGATTTTGTGACCGGGAATATTTATTTCGCCTTTGGTCATATGCGCCAGGTTCACGTGATGGCGGTTATTTTTGGCTGGATTTCCATGGCGTTTGCCATGGCCATGATGTATATCACGCCGGCGTTGGGCAACACAAAGCTGTGGTCCGAAAAATTGGGTCTGTGGAACTGCTTGCTGTGGAACGTGGGGCTGACACTTGGCCTGACCGTTTTGTGGGCGGGTATCACGTCCGGCCGTGAATATTCGGACTTTCCGTGGCCTATAGACTTGTACTTGGCCTTCTTCGTGTTCATCCCGTTGGCAATCAACGTCTGGATGACGGTTTTGACTCGCCGTACTCAAGGTATTTACACCACAAACTGGTTCTTTGCTTCTGCCATTTTCATGGTGATCATCGTGTTCCTGGTGGGTAACTCTCCTGAGTTTTTCCACCTGACCGGTCTTACCGAGGCTTATCTGACTTGGTGGTTCGCGCACAACGTACTGGGACTCTGGATCACTCCGGTGGCTGCTGCGATCGCTTATTACACCATCCCCAAGGTCACGGGAAATCCGCTGTACTCGCACCGCATTGGTCACTTGCACTTTTGGTCTGTTGTGGTGTTCTATTCCACTCCGGCGGCGCACCACCTGATGTCGGCGCCTTTGCCTGAGTGGTTGAAGTCTTTCGCTTCCGTTGAAGGTGTGCTGATCCTGGTGCCAGCGATTGCGTTCGTATCGAACATCATGCTGACGATGAAGGGCAAGTGGCATATGTTCGTCGAGAACATCGAGGTGCGTTTTACCATCACGGGTTGCTTGATGGCTATTCCCCTGAATATGCAAGGCGGTTTCCAGCAAACTCGTGCGATTAACTGGTACATCCACGGAACAGGCTGGATCGTTGCTCACGCACACTTGGCTTTGCTCGGATTCTCTACCTTCCTCGAGGCTGCTGCGGTTTACCTGGGCTTGCAAACAATCATGAAGCGCAAGTTGTACTCCTTGACGCTGGCCAATATGCACTTCTGGCTGTTGCTGATCGGCTTCTCGATTTACTGGGTTTCCATGACGATTGCCGGTCTGATTCAGGGCGCTGGCAAAATTTACGAGGTTCCGTATATCGATGTTGTGATTGCTGAGCACCCGTACATGATCGCCCGTTGGATCGGCGGTACCCTGGTATTCACTGGCAACATTCTGTGGCTGTACAACATGTGGATGACAGCGCGCAAGGGAACTGAAGTGCCTGAGGGTCGTATGCCGCATGAACTGGGATACGAGCGCTAA
- a CDS encoding c-type cytochrome produces the protein MKRGEKAVLLIIGLVVAAGMLRSLLHVEEQHDREIPFYSTASNDVASKAMDIYRSNNCRNCHTLWTLKNMMESVPAPMLDGIGSIRTESWIYDYLSSADPQSVLPSRLKKEYRMPSYSKMPDEERRVLSAYLASLKVKDWYLDQTKKLEFEKLNGTEPQK, from the coding sequence ATGAAGCGCGGAGAAAAAGCCGTACTGCTCATCATTGGGCTGGTCGTTGCGGCAGGGATGCTTAGGTCCCTGCTGCATGTCGAAGAGCAGCATGACCGGGAGATTCCTTTCTACAGCACTGCCAGCAACGATGTTGCCAGCAAAGCGATGGACATCTACCGCAGCAATAACTGTAGAAACTGCCATACGCTCTGGACCTTGAAAAACATGATGGAGTCGGTACCGGCGCCCATGTTGGACGGAATAGGTTCAATACGCACGGAATCATGGATTTACGATTATCTTTCATCTGCAGATCCACAGTCAGTATTACCTTCAAGACTGAAAAAGGAATATCGGATGCCTTCCTATTCAAAAATGCCGGATGAAGAGCGGCGCGTTCTATCAGCATACCTGGCAAGCTTGAAAGTTAAAGACTGGTATCTCGATCAGACTAAGAAATTAGAGTTTGAGAAATTGAATGGAACGGAGCCCCAGAAATGA
- a CDS encoding ATP-binding protein, protein MWRSISFFNLYRMVLGGMMLLVPALFGEMFSLNVHDRTLFFWVAVAYTLLVLISVLAVGLRKPRTTLQLAFQICTDIAAIALLTYFSGGVQSNLGMLLLVSLALAGMIGRGRITLLFSALASIAMLLEHGYAVLTRDAAGAQFLQVGILSTSYFAVAWLAHTLSKYAVASEKLALRRGVDLSNMAEANRLMIQDMPDGVLVVDERGVVRQSNPGAERLLGYVFPTNVKTQLAECSPLLDAMFAAWRQNKALGHEVLRLPGTNHPVRVRFLPVQRDGFWGVVVVLEDMQRVQEQAQQVKLAALGRLTANIAHEVRNPLSSISYATELLQEQEHDSKQARLLQIILDNTMRLNRIVQDVMQVNRRDRLRPESLNLALRIEEVVENLCQVSQVSRSVFELRLDPACTAHFDKGHFEQVLWNLCRNALRYSQKLPGSVRLHAFAADGGRVVLEVSDDGAGVPNDAVQKLFEPFFTTDASGTGLGLYIARELCEANGAMIEYKRAIDGGACFRIIFRSDDES, encoded by the coding sequence TTGTGGCGTTCTATCAGTTTCTTCAATCTTTACCGCATGGTCCTCGGCGGGATGATGTTGCTTGTGCCGGCGTTATTCGGCGAAATGTTCTCGCTGAATGTTCATGACCGAACCTTGTTCTTCTGGGTTGCCGTTGCCTATACCTTGCTGGTGTTGATTTCGGTGCTGGCGGTAGGTCTTCGCAAGCCGCGAACTACCTTGCAATTAGCCTTCCAGATATGCACCGACATCGCTGCTATTGCATTGTTGACATATTTTAGTGGGGGTGTGCAGAGCAATCTGGGTATGTTGTTACTGGTGTCACTGGCACTGGCCGGAATGATCGGTCGTGGCCGCATCACCTTGTTGTTTTCCGCACTTGCCAGTATTGCCATGCTACTGGAACACGGATATGCAGTATTGACCCGGGACGCAGCCGGGGCGCAGTTCCTTCAGGTGGGCATCCTGAGTACATCCTACTTTGCAGTGGCTTGGTTGGCCCATACCTTGTCGAAGTATGCCGTGGCCAGTGAAAAACTCGCGTTACGTCGCGGAGTGGATCTTTCCAATATGGCTGAAGCAAATCGCCTGATGATTCAGGATATGCCGGATGGGGTGCTGGTAGTGGATGAGCGCGGGGTAGTGCGCCAATCAAATCCCGGTGCGGAAAGGCTGTTGGGCTATGTTTTTCCGACAAATGTTAAAACTCAGTTAGCCGAGTGCTCTCCTTTGCTGGATGCGATGTTCGCAGCATGGCGCCAAAACAAGGCGCTTGGACATGAGGTGCTGCGCTTGCCCGGAACTAACCATCCGGTACGTGTGCGCTTCTTGCCCGTGCAGCGCGACGGCTTTTGGGGTGTGGTGGTGGTACTGGAAGATATGCAGCGGGTTCAAGAACAGGCACAACAGGTCAAACTTGCGGCGTTGGGGAGGTTGACTGCAAATATCGCGCATGAAGTTCGCAACCCCTTGTCATCCATCAGCTATGCGACTGAGTTGCTGCAAGAGCAGGAGCATGACTCGAAACAGGCGAGGTTGCTGCAAATTATTTTGGATAATACGATGCGCCTGAATCGCATCGTGCAGGATGTAATGCAGGTCAACCGGCGCGATCGGCTGCGTCCGGAAAGCTTGAATCTAGCGTTGCGTATAGAGGAGGTTGTCGAAAACCTGTGCCAAGTCTCGCAGGTCTCGCGCTCAGTGTTCGAGTTGCGGCTTGATCCGGCATGCACGGCACATTTTGATAAGGGACATTTCGAGCAGGTGCTTTGGAATCTGTGTCGCAATGCTTTGCGGTACAGCCAGAAATTGCCGGGCAGTGTTCGTCTGCATGCATTTGCTGCCGATGGCGGGAGGGTGGTGCTTGAAGTGTCCGACGACGGAGCGGGCGTGCCAAACGATGCGGTGCAGAAGTTATTCGAACCATTTTTCACGACCGATGCAAGCGGGACGGGGCTGGGGTTGTATATTGCACGCGAACTTTGCGAAGCGAACGGAGCGATGATCGAATACAAGCGAGCCATCGATGGCGGAGCATGTTTCCGCATCATATTCAGGAGTGACGATGAGTCTTAA
- a CDS encoding cbb3-type cytochrome c oxidase subunit I yields the protein MTTNILHRHLLKFLLLSALSFFIGTIHGMFQVMPPVRAWLDSIGSPYGGPGHMIDPLAHAHMNLVGGVVLLAMCVTYYLLPIFTGKKIYSIKLVQHTFWWVSIGVYSFYIIQMVFGIWEGLLISNPGDMASVHRFYGPVMALSGTTMAIGFCTYLANVILTITSRSKDDITVT from the coding sequence ATGACAACAAACATTCTGCATCGGCATCTCTTAAAGTTTCTGCTACTTTCTGCTCTTTCATTTTTTATTGGTACCATTCACGGCATGTTTCAAGTCATGCCCCCCGTTCGCGCGTGGCTTGATTCAATTGGTAGCCCTTACGGTGGTCCCGGCCATATGATTGACCCTTTGGCTCATGCACACATGAATTTGGTAGGTGGCGTGGTTCTGCTTGCTATGTGCGTAACATATTATTTACTGCCAATTTTTACTGGAAAAAAAATATATTCCATAAAACTGGTTCAGCATACATTCTGGTGGGTCAGCATAGGGGTGTATAGCTTTTACATAATACAAATGGTATTTGGTATTTGGGAAGGTCTTCTAATAAGTAACCCAGGAGACATGGCTTCGGTACACCGATTTTATGGGCCCGTTATGGCGCTTTCCGGCACAACAATGGCCATAGGCTTTTGTACCTATCTGGCAAATGTGATTTTGACGATAACATCCCGATCCAAGGACGACATTACGGTTACTTAA
- a CDS encoding cbb3-type cytochrome c oxidase subunit II: MAGFREYKVGARLFAMAFGGSMTITLFFPSINIASVSSTDVALSKQLAVGHETGFNLEDPFLQGKNKPMVVALKADPKTGQPLGEPVSVFVYQPGTTFPAGILHPRILGQGIEQLSVEQGHITDAQKAYGAVFTVSKGTYQGKEFSYIDNLTATKGWMPADVMHLAKDEDISHAGAGKTYFVREGCWWCHTLLPEQTQDWQVFGAPPMLGDFNGESPTAFGSDRKAPDLMHVGSRNSSKEWLMMHFFNPRLVQPHSIMPRFDYLWGEKDASGNKIDYDKWRAEYDEYREGKRVSPPDVPAYASDSEIRSLIDFMLSLK, translated from the coding sequence ATGGCTGGATTTAGAGAATATAAAGTTGGTGCGAGGTTATTCGCCATGGCATTTGGCGGCTCGATGACGATTACGTTGTTTTTTCCGAGCATCAATATTGCGTCGGTATCTTCGACTGATGTAGCGCTTTCGAAGCAACTGGCAGTGGGCCATGAAACGGGCTTCAATCTGGAAGACCCGTTTCTGCAGGGCAAGAACAAGCCTATGGTTGTCGCTCTGAAGGCTGACCCGAAAACAGGCCAGCCGCTCGGAGAGCCTGTTTCAGTGTTCGTGTATCAACCGGGAACGACATTTCCTGCCGGGATATTGCATCCGCGGATTCTGGGGCAGGGTATCGAGCAGCTGAGCGTTGAGCAGGGTCATATTACCGATGCGCAAAAGGCCTACGGCGCGGTCTTTACCGTAAGCAAAGGGACGTACCAGGGGAAAGAGTTCAGCTATATCGATAATCTGACTGCTACCAAAGGGTGGATGCCGGCCGACGTGATGCACTTAGCCAAGGATGAGGATATTTCTCATGCAGGCGCCGGCAAGACGTATTTTGTGCGTGAAGGGTGCTGGTGGTGCCATACCCTGCTTCCGGAGCAGACACAGGACTGGCAGGTATTCGGTGCGCCCCCGATGCTGGGTGACTTCAACGGCGAATCTCCAACCGCGTTCGGTTCGGACCGTAAGGCTCCAGACTTGATGCACGTAGGTTCTCGCAACTCTTCCAAAGAGTGGTTGATGATGCACTTCTTCAATCCACGCCTGGTCCAGCCGCATTCGATCATGCCGCGCTTCGACTATCTGTGGGGCGAAAAGGATGCGTCCGGTAACAAGATCGATTACGACAAATGGCGTGCAGAGTATGACGAATATCGCGAAGGCAAACGTGTATCGCCTCCGGATGTTCCTGCTTATGCCAGCGATTCTGAAATCCGCAGTCTGATTGACTTCATGCTGAGTCTGAAGTAA
- a CDS encoding 4Fe-4S binding protein: protein MSSSMHKALSSIPVKVIGPGMKNGAGNYQWKRRSIQIIILFLLVIIPVSGLFRIDPENGALVVLGWQIWFADFFLISGLWIMIASALVALYSIAGTVFCGWACPQNTIAEWANHMTHKLLGKRAEVSLTGEAPKVAAAKNKALNWTLLALSFIGAAMFFALLPLLYFYPPDVVWSFMIFRTDSRLAGSLYWIYSVWVMMILLDIAVLRHFWCRFACVYRVWQHSFKTKETLHVLYDATRANECEKCNYCVTTCFIELDPRKTEIYDSCINCGDCIDACNNLHAKKGGIGLLRFEFGQRASGKIQKLRDNTMSLLSRFRWTAPFAILGIILFTWGVWSYQPYHIAVGYLQTEHNQTARDYRIEISSKRYRPSELSVAVEGLPESAFTLSRPTVSMQSVGRTSVFLTVSPKLERGLHPFAVVVRSNDGWTGRFNLQHFVE, encoded by the coding sequence ATGTCCTCCAGTATGCACAAAGCGCTATCCAGCATTCCAGTCAAAGTGATCGGTCCCGGCATGAAAAATGGGGCTGGGAATTATCAATGGAAGCGCCGCTCAATTCAAATAATCATTCTATTTCTGCTGGTGATCATTCCGGTGTCCGGACTGTTCCGGATTGACCCTGAAAATGGGGCGTTAGTTGTATTGGGCTGGCAAATCTGGTTCGCCGATTTTTTTCTGATATCCGGCCTGTGGATAATGATAGCCAGCGCATTGGTCGCGCTGTATTCCATCGCAGGTACTGTGTTTTGCGGATGGGCCTGCCCGCAAAACACCATAGCTGAATGGGCGAATCACATGACCCATAAACTGCTAGGCAAACGTGCTGAAGTCAGCCTGACCGGTGAAGCGCCAAAAGTGGCTGCAGCCAAGAATAAAGCGCTGAACTGGACGTTGCTTGCGCTCTCGTTCATAGGCGCGGCGATGTTTTTTGCCTTGTTGCCATTGCTGTATTTTTACCCGCCGGATGTGGTTTGGTCTTTCATGATTTTCAGAACGGATTCGAGACTGGCTGGTTCCTTGTATTGGATTTATTCTGTATGGGTAATGATGATCCTTTTGGATATAGCGGTGCTCAGGCATTTCTGGTGCCGTTTTGCTTGCGTCTACAGGGTTTGGCAACATTCGTTCAAAACCAAGGAAACGTTGCACGTGCTTTACGACGCCACCCGGGCTAACGAATGCGAAAAATGTAATTACTGCGTGACGACCTGTTTTATCGAGTTGGACCCCCGAAAAACAGAAATTTATGACAGTTGCATAAATTGCGGTGATTGTATTGATGCATGCAACAATTTGCATGCAAAAAAGGGAGGAATTGGCTTGCTGCGGTTTGAGTTCGGACAGCGAGCATCGGGCAAGATCCAAAAGCTTAGAGATAACACGATGTCGTTACTATCGAGATTTCGCTGGACCGCCCCCTTTGCAATTCTGGGTATCATTCTGTTTACATGGGGAGTATGGTCATATCAGCCATATCACATCGCGGTGGGCTATTTGCAGACGGAACATAATCAAACTGCGCGCGATTACCGTATCGAGATATCCAGCAAACGTTATCGTCCATCTGAATTAAGCGTTGCTGTGGAAGGCTTGCCTGAGAGCGCATTCACCCTGAGCAGGCCAACAGTAAGTATGCAATCGGTCGGCAGAACATCAGTCTTTCTTACCGTGTCACCGAAATTGGAGCGAGGCTTGCATCCATTTGCAGTGGTGGTTCGTTCCAATGATGGCTGGACCGGACGTTTTAATCTTCAGCATTTTGTTGAATAG
- a CDS encoding c-type cytochrome, protein MKKGEKILFGIVALLVVITVINFTVLESIRRNSDKPLFPILTHFVFSDEGLRGYQIYQQRDCYTCHRAVGSGTSMGISLDGLGSKHDVDYFYAFLKKPEQTYGSKTMDHGAPPKDAAYVSELPDAELHTVAVFLSELKSDQGSSSSFIPPKGDSSFIDAMLDMWAPDGWRSQYKDIRDWMKTKPQEEQHETKH, encoded by the coding sequence ATGAAAAAAGGAGAAAAGATCCTTTTTGGGATAGTTGCGCTACTCGTAGTTATTACGGTGATCAATTTTACGGTCCTGGAATCAATTAGACGAAACTCGGACAAGCCCTTGTTTCCTATTCTGACTCACTTCGTTTTTTCAGACGAAGGTTTGCGCGGCTACCAGATATATCAGCAAAGAGACTGCTATACCTGCCATAGGGCGGTTGGCAGCGGAACGAGTATGGGCATCAGTCTCGATGGCCTGGGTTCAAAGCATGACGTTGATTACTTCTATGCTTTCCTTAAAAAGCCGGAACAGACTTACGGTTCAAAGACCATGGATCATGGGGCCCCTCCCAAAGATGCCGCTTATGTGTCCGAGCTTCCGGATGCGGAATTGCACACCGTGGCGGTTTTTCTATCCGAGCTAAAGTCTGACCAGGGTTCATCTTCGTCTTTTATTCCACCAAAGGGCGATTCAAGTTTTATTGATGCCATGCTGGATATGTGGGCTCCGGACGGCTGGAGATCACAATACAAAGATATTCGCGATTGGATGAAAACAAAACCTCAAGAGGAGCAACATGAAACAAAGCATTGA